The Streptomyces sp. HUAS MG91 sequence CATCGTGTCGGTGTCCAGGGGGTGGCCGGTCTTGATCGCCTCGGTGCGGGCGATCGCCGCGTCGATGAACTCGCTGTAGTGACCCTGCTGGATCAGCGCCCGCGAGGGGCAGGTGCAGACCTCGCCCTGGTTGAGGGCGAACATCGTGAAGCCCTCGAGCGCCTTGTCGCGGAAGTCGTCGTCCTTCGCCCAGACGTCGTCGAAGAAGATGTTCGGGCTCTTGCCGCCCAGCTCCAGCGTGACCGGCTTGATGTTCTCCGAGGCGTACTGCATGATCAGCCGGCCCGTCGTGGTCTCGCCGGTGAAGGCCACCTTCGCCACGCGCGCGGACGAGGCCAGCGGCTTGCCCGCCTCGACGCCGAAGCCGTTGACGATGTTGACGACGCCCGGCGGCAGCAGATCCTTGATCAGGTCCATCAGGACGTGGATCGACGCCGGGGTCTGCTCGGCCGGTTTGATGACGACCGCGTTGCCCGCGGCGAGGGCCGGGGCGAGCTTCCAGGTCGCCATCAGGATCGGGAAGTTCCACGGGATGATCTGCGCGACGACACCGAGCGGCTCGTGGAAGTGGTACGCGATCGTGTCGTCGTCGATCTCGGAGAGGCTGCCCTCCTGCGCCCGGACCGCGCCCGCGAAGTAGCGGAAGTGGTCGATGGCCAGCGGGATGTCGGCGGCCAGCGTCTCGCGGACGGGCTTGCCGTTCTCCCAGCTCTCCGCGACCGCGAGGAGTTCGAGGTTCTGCTCCATACGGTCGGCGATCTTCAGAAGGATGTCGCCGCGGGCGCCGGGCGATGTACGGCCCCAGGCCGGCGCTGCGGCGTGCGCGGCGTCGAGAGCGCGCTCCACGTCCTCCGCGGTGCCGCGCGCGATCTCCGTGAACGGCTGACCGTTGACCGGGCTCGGATTCTCGAAGTACTGGCCCCGGGCGGGCGGCACGTACTCCCCGCCGATGAAGTGGTCGTAGCGGGCCTCGTAGGAGACGACGGAGCCCGGAGTGCCGGGGGCTGCGTAGCGGGTCATCGTGAGGTGCCTCCTGTCTCGGCTGCCCGCCGTTGGGCAGCTTGCGCTCAGGAGGCTAGGAACCCGGACGTTGCAGCTACGTTGCGTACGGGCCCTGCGCGCCCTGCTCCTCGTCGAGCGCCGCCAGCCGCGCCAGGACCGGCGGCGTCGGCCGGGCCGCCGCGAGGGCCTGCCAGACGCCGAGGTCGTCCTCGCCCCACGGGGCGTGCGCCCAGTCGGCGAGCAGGTCCGGGTCGCCGCGAGCGATGAGGGCCGCGCGCAGCCCGTCGGCGAGCCCGCGCCGTATACGAGCCACCGCCGGAGCCTGCGACGCGGGCAACAGCGGCCCCGGATACGAGGAGGCCGCCGCCGTCACCGCGCCCGAACCGAGCCGGCGCTCCACCGTCTCCAGGTCCGACTCCACGGGGACCGTGAGGCGGTAAGGGCGCGAGGTGAGGAGATCGGGGCCCAGTACCCGGCGCAGCCGCGCCAGTTCCGCCCGCAGCGTCACCGGTGTCACGGACTCGTCCTCGTACAGATGGCAGAGCAGTTCGTCGCCGGTCAGGCCCTCCGGATGGCGGGCCAGCAGGACGAGGAGTTCGCTGTGCCGGCGGCTGAGGCGGAGCTTGTGGCCGCTCGGGGTGAGCAGCAGCGCCTCGTCGCGGCCCAGGACGGTCAGCCGCAGGGACCGGTCGCCGGTGGGCGGCGGGGCCAGCAGGGCGAGCTGGGACTCGGCGGCACGCGCCACCGCCTGCACGAACGCCAGGCTGTGCGGATGCGCGAGCCCGTCGCCGCCCGTGATGTCGACCGCGCCGAGGAGACGGCCGGTGCGCGGATCGTGCACCGGCGCCGCCGCGCACGTCCACGGCTGCACCTCGCGGATGAAGTGCTCGGCGGCGAACACCTGCACGGCGCGGTCCACGGCGACCGCCGTGCCCGGCGCGTTCGTCCCCATCGCCGACTCCGACCAGCGGGCGCCCGGCACGAAGTTCATCCGGCCGGCCCGCCGCCGGGCACCCGTGTGGCCCTCGACCCACAGGAGCCTGCCCTGCGCGTCGCACACCGCCAGCAGGTGCTCCCCGTCGGTCGCGAACGTCCCCATCAGCTCGCGGAACAGCGGCATCACCCGGGCCAGCGGATGCTGCGCCCGATACGCGCCCAGCTCCCCGTCGGTCAGCTCCACCGCCGCCGAGTCGTCCGGGCTGACGTGCGCGCCCGCCGAGCGGCGCCAGGACGCGGCGACCACCGGCCGCACCGGGCGGACGACGGCGCCCGCCGCGGTGAACCGGTCATGGGCACGGCGCAGCGCCCGCACCCGCTCGGACGCGTCGGCGCCTGGCTCCAGGGCGACCCATGGATCGGTCAACGCTGCCTCCCCGACACATTCCTGACGACTGGTGACGCTGGGGACATCGTCGCTCCGGGGAGGGAGGGCGACAAGGAGCGCGGCGCCGATCTCGTGAGGTGGCACATGCCGCACACGTGCGTGAAGATCCGCCGCGCCCGGCCGGTCGCCGTCGGCCGGGCGCGTACGGGGCACCGGTCAGGCCGAGTTGACCAGTCGGATGTAGCGCGTCCAGTCCCAGTACGGACCCGGATCGGTGTGCGTGGCGCCGGGCACCTCGACGTGCCCGATGATGTGCTCGCGGTCGGCCGGGATCCCGTAGCGCGCGCAGATCGACGCCGTCAGCGCCGCCGACTGCTCGTACAGCGCGTCCGTGAAGTACTCCGGCTGGTCCACCCAGCCCTCGTGCTCGATGCCGATGCTGCGCGTGTTGTAGTCCCAGTTCCCCGCGTGCCAGGCGATGTTCTTCTCGCGCACGCACTGCGCGATGTGTCCGTCGGCCGACCGGACGACATAGTGCGCGGAGACCTGCTTGGCGGAGTTCTGGAAGATGGCGAGGGCGTCGGCCCAGGTCTCCTGCGTGACATGCACGATCACATGGTCGATCGGATAGGAGGAGGGCCGGCTGGACGCCGTGTAGTTGGACGTGCTGGCCGGGACGGACTGGGCCGACGGGTAGTCGACCGCGGCGGCCCGGGCGTCGGCACGCCCCGTGGCCAGGAGGGAGCCGGGTACCGCGGCGAGTGCCCCGGCCTGGAGGAGACGGCGGCGGGTGGTGCCACCGGTACCACCGGAGAACGGGTGTCTTGCTCGGTCCATGACGATCCTGCCTTTCGCTGGCGCGGACGGTGGGGGGAGGTGAACCGGCAGTGGTGAACCGGCAGTGCTACGGGACCCGGAAGGGCTCCGGTCGCGGCAGCGTCGCCGCGATCTCACGCAGCCGCGCATGGA is a genomic window containing:
- a CDS encoding GAF domain-containing protein, which codes for MTDPWVALEPGADASERVRALRRAHDRFTAAGAVVRPVRPVVAASWRRSAGAHVSPDDSAAVELTDGELGAYRAQHPLARVMPLFRELMGTFATDGEHLLAVCDAQGRLLWVEGHTGARRRAGRMNFVPGARWSESAMGTNAPGTAVAVDRAVQVFAAEHFIREVQPWTCAAAPVHDPRTGRLLGAVDITGGDGLAHPHSLAFVQAVARAAESQLALLAPPPTGDRSLRLTVLGRDEALLLTPSGHKLRLSRRHSELLVLLARHPEGLTGDELLCHLYEDESVTPVTLRAELARLRRVLGPDLLTSRPYRLTVPVESDLETVERRLGSGAVTAAASSYPGPLLPASQAPAVARIRRGLADGLRAALIARGDPDLLADWAHAPWGEDDLGVWQALAAARPTPPVLARLAALDEEQGAQGPYAT
- a CDS encoding aldehyde dehydrogenase family protein, whose product is MTRYAAPGTPGSVVSYEARYDHFIGGEYVPPARGQYFENPSPVNGQPFTEIARGTAEDVERALDAAHAAAPAWGRTSPGARGDILLKIADRMEQNLELLAVAESWENGKPVRETLAADIPLAIDHFRYFAGAVRAQEGSLSEIDDDTIAYHFHEPLGVVAQIIPWNFPILMATWKLAPALAAGNAVVIKPAEQTPASIHVLMDLIKDLLPPGVVNIVNGFGVEAGKPLASSARVAKVAFTGETTTGRLIMQYASENIKPVTLELGGKSPNIFFDDVWAKDDDFRDKALEGFTMFALNQGEVCTCPSRALIQQGHYSEFIDAAIARTEAIKTGHPLDTDTMIGAQASNDQLQKILSYLDIGQQEGAKVLSGGRRIEYDGELAGGYYVQPTIFEGSNRMRIFQEEIFGPVVSVASFADYDDAIKIANDTLYGLGAGVWTRDINTAYRAGRAIQAGRVWTNCYHAYPAHAAFGGYKQSGIGRENHKMMLDHYQQTKNLLVSYSAQRLGFF
- a CDS encoding N-acetylmuramoyl-L-alanine amidase, producing the protein MDRARHPFSGGTGGTTRRRLLQAGALAAVPGSLLATGRADARAAAVDYPSAQSVPASTSNYTASSRPSSYPIDHVIVHVTQETWADALAIFQNSAKQVSAHYVVRSADGHIAQCVREKNIAWHAGNWDYNTRSIGIEHEGWVDQPEYFTDALYEQSAALTASICARYGIPADREHIIGHVEVPGATHTDPGPYWDWTRYIRLVNSA